One genomic segment of Cytophagia bacterium CHB2 includes these proteins:
- a CDS encoding cytochrome C, which translates to MAQIFHPSTNTFSKVSIFGAVFFVGGLLWFMLAFERSSYVTQANVVREQPVPFSHRHHVGQLGIDCRYCHTTVEETGFAGVPSTKTCMTCHSQIHTNAQMLEPVRESWREDRSIEWVRVNDLPDFVYFNHSIHLKKGMGCVTCHGPIQEMALTWRENPLDMAWCLECHRNPEKFVRPREEVFSTTWQADDQAALGAKLMQEYDIQKLTNCSICHR; encoded by the coding sequence ATGGCTCAGATTTTTCATCCGAGTACGAACACCTTTTCGAAAGTCAGTATTTTTGGCGCAGTTTTTTTTGTCGGCGGCCTGCTTTGGTTTATGCTCGCGTTCGAGCGGTCGTCGTATGTCACGCAAGCAAACGTTGTGCGCGAGCAGCCCGTCCCGTTTAGCCATCGCCATCACGTCGGCCAGCTCGGCATTGATTGCCGTTATTGCCATACTACTGTTGAAGAAACCGGTTTTGCCGGCGTTCCTTCCACCAAAACTTGCATGACTTGCCATTCACAAATCCACACGAATGCACAAATGCTGGAACCGGTGCGCGAGAGCTGGCGTGAGGATCGCTCCATCGAATGGGTGCGGGTTAACGATCTGCCCGATTTTGTTTATTTCAATCACAGCATTCATCTGAAAAAGGGCATGGGCTGCGTCACCTGCCACGGCCCGATTCAGGAAATGGCGCTCACCTGGCGCGAGAATCCCTTGGACATGGCGTGGTGCCTCGAATGCCATCGCAATCCCGAAAAATTTGTGCGGCCGCGCGAAGAAGTCTTCAGCACCACGTGGCAGGCCGACGATCAAGCCGCGTTGGGCGCGAAGCTCATGCAAGAATATGACATCCAGAAATTAACCAATTGTTCGATTTGTCATCGATGA